The genomic segment CCGATGACCTCCGGGCGCTGGTCCTGCGCGAGCCGAGCGAGCGCTTCGGCCGCCTCCTCGGGCGCCGTCCCGAGAAGCGTGCGCCCTTCCGCCGAGAAGCTCATTTCGGCAATCACGGGCAGCCGGCACGCCTCCCGGACGGCCCTGACCGCCAGCAGCAGCTCCCGGGGGTCCGACATGGTCTCGATGATGAAGAGGTCCACGCCCCCTGCCAGCAGCGCGTCCACCTGTTCCCGGAAGGCAGCCAGGGCCGCCGCCTCGGACAGGGACCCGATGGGCTCGAGCGCCTTGCCCGTCGGCCCGATGTCCCCGGCGATCAGGGCGGGCACGCCGGCCGTCTCCCGGGCGCTGCGGGCGATCTTGACGCCGTCGACGTTGATGGCCCGCGCCTGCGATTCGAGCCCGTAGCTACCGAGCCGCACCCGGTTCGCGCCGAACGTGTTGGTGGTGATGAGTTCGGCCCCCGCCAGGAGGTAGTCGAGGTGGACGCCTCGCACCAGGTCGGGGTCGGTCAGGTTGAGGGCGTCGAACGACCCTTCCAGAGGGGCTCCGCGGGCGTACAGCATGGTGCCCATGGCACCGTCGCCCAGGATCACCCGGCCCTGCCCGAGCATCTCCTCGAAGGTCAATGGCGTCCGCCCTCTTCCCTGGCCTGGAGGCCCTGATGAGCCTTAAGCCTGCCCAACAGACCCGTCGTGGATCGGCCCGGCAGGAGTGGCACCAGCACGATGCGGGCACCCACCCGCTGCGCCGCCTCCCGTTCGGGCAGCCGTTCGAGCGAGTAGTCGGAACCTTTCACATACAGGTCGGGCCTTATCGCTTCGATAAGGGCAGCCGCGGTCTCCTCCTCGAAAACCACCACCCGGTCGACCGCGCGCAGCGCCGCAACGACCCGGGCCCGGTCCTGGTGGGCGACCACGGGACGCTCGGGGCCCTTCAGCCGCCGGACGCTTCCGTCGCTGTTGACCCCCACGATGAGTGCGTCGGCCGCCGCTCGGGCCTGTTCGAGGAACGCCACGTGCCCTGCGTGCAGCAGGTCGAAGCACCCGTTGGCCAGGGCGACCCTCCCGCCGCCGCGGCGCACCTCCCGGGCGAACGCCGCCGCCGCCTCGACGGAAACCACCCGTTCCTCAGAACTTTCCACAGCCCCGCCCTACCCTCCAGCCTCGGTGCACTCGTAAAGCTGGGGCGTCCAGCTTGCCACCGCCTGTCTTATCTCCTCCGGCGAAACGGTGGCGACCCCTCGCTTGCCCACCACGAGCCCGGCCGCCACATCGGCCAGCAGCGCCGCGCTCAGCGCGTGCTGCTCCCCGCACGCAAGCCCCAGCGCAATGGCGGAGACCACCGTGTCACCCGCCCCGCTGACGTCGTAGACCTCCCGGGGCTTGTAGGCGAGCAGCCTCAGGGGCGGCCGACCGTCGGCAAAGAATAGCGACATGCCCTCCTCGCCCCGGGTCAGGACCAGCAGCCGCAGCTGCAGTTGCTCGAGCAGCCGGCGCCCGGCCTCAGCAAACGCCTGCTCCCCGACCAGGCGAATCCCCACCGCCTGTTCCGCCTCACTCAGGTTGGGCGTGGCGGCGTAAACGCCCCTAAACTCCCCGATCCGGAACCGCGAGTCCACCACCACGGGAATGCCCCGGGCTCTCGCCGTCTCCCTCACCGCCTGGAACACCGCGCCGGTGACGCTCCCCGCCCCGTATTCCGACAGGATGACGGCGTCCGCCCGCTGCACCGCCTGAGACGCCGCTTCGGCCAGCTCCTCCACCAGCCGCCCGCCCGGCGGCCGGGACTCCCACCGGTCGAGCCGCAGGATCTGCTGCTGAACCGTCTGCCGGCTCCCGGCGATGAAACGGGTCTTGACGGTGGTCGGCCGGGCCGGGTCGCGCACCAGGCGGGCCGCCACCCCGCGGGCTTCGAGTAGCGACGTGAGCCGCCCGCCGGGCGCATCGTCACCCGCCAGGCTGACCAGCTCGACGCGCGCTCCCAGGGCCGCGGCGTTGGCCGCCGCATTCGCCGCCCCGCCGGGGCGTTCCTCTTCGCCCACCCAGCTCAGGATGAGCACCGGCGCCTCCCGGGAAATCCGAACGGGTTCGCCGTACACGTACCGGTCCAGCACGGCGTCGCCGATGACGGCAATCCGGCGCCCCCTGGCCGCCTCCAGGAGTTCCAGGACGCTTTGGGCGGGCGCGGGCACCGGGACGCCAGGGCGCGCTGTGTCCAAAGCCACCTCGGGCTGCACCCCATCTCCCGAAAACTTGCGGCCGGCAAGGCGACCTACGATTGAGGTTCGGCGGGAGCGGGGGCCTGCCTGCCTGACCCGCCGGCCGGCCCAGGCAGGGCCGGCGAGGGGCCGGGGCTTCCGGCGGAGGTGGCGGGCGAGGGGTGGGCCGGAGCCTCTCTCAACGCTCCTCCCACCGACCGCACGAACATGATCCCGCCGGCCACCAGGCTTGCGTAGAACGTGAAGAACCTCCACACCCCCACGAACACCGCAAGCCTCGAGGCGGGCAGAACGCGCTTGAACAGGTAGGCCATGATCAGCTCGGCGCCGCCGCTGCCGCCCGGCGTGGGGATGAACGGCTGGAAGAGGTTGAATATGAGCTGGGCGGTCGCCGCATACAGCCAGTTCATCCGTGCGCCTAAGCCCACGAGCACGGCCCAGGCGATGGAGAGGTAAAAAAGCCAGTACACCCCGGTGAGGAGCGTGGCGCCCACCAGGTGCCACGGGCGCTGGAGGAGCAGGTAGCGTATCCCGTACGAGAAGCGGAGGCTCTCCTTCACCAGGACGGCCAGGATGGCGCGCATCCGGCGCCGGCGCCCGGCCCGAGCGGCGCGGCGTGCCCGCGTGAGCATGCGCATGAAGATGCTCGCGATTGCGCGGGGTCGCACCAGCGTCCAGGCCACCAAGGCGGCCAGCATCCCCAGCGAGACGAGCACGAATGCCGTCAATCCGGGCGCGCCGAACCGGCCGCCCAGTCCCTTCCACGCGGCGGCGACGGGCCAGGCCGCCAGCAGCCACAGCACGACGAGCCCGGAATCGACCACCGCCACCGCCGTGGCGCGCCCCACACTCAGGCCTTCCCGCGCCAACAGGTAGATGAAGACCGGGACACCGCCGGTGCTGGTCGGCGTCACGTGCGAGACGAAGACGCTGGCGAGGTAGTAGCGCAAGACGCGCCTGGCCGGTATGCGCGTTCCGAAAGCCCGGGCCAGCAGCTGGCTTCGCCACGTGCGCAAAAGCCACGCCGTGAGGGTGAGGCCGGCGGCGAACCACAGCCACCGCGCGTCGACCATCCGCAGGTGGCTGAATACGGCTTCGTCCCCATCTCTTACCAACGTAAGAAGGGCGGCCACGGCGGCCGCCCCGGAGAGGAGCGAGAAGGCGATGCTGCGGCGAATGGCCTGCCGGGTCAGCTGGAACCGGCCCTGACCATGCTCCTTCAAATCTCCTCGAACTCCTGAACCTTGTGCGGCGCACCGCGCCGGCCGGCCACCGCCAGGTGGCGATGCCGGCGGCGGATGGCGGCCCTGCGGAGCATCCGGCCCGGGCGCAGCGGCAAAAGCCGTATCGCACCGCCGTCATAACCCGGGAGGGCCCAGGCCAGTTCCGCATCGACGGGCGGGGGCGCCGGCGGCCGCACCAGCCCTCGGTGCGCGCGCAGCCCCAACCGGTCGATCTGCCCTTCCACCGCGACGATCACATCCCTTGGCGTGATGGAGCGCATACACGGGGCGGGCTGCTCCGACAGCGACGCATGCATCAGGTACTGCCGGCTTCCGCCAAGCCAGTGGAAACAGGGGCTGCAGGGCAGCTCCTTCCGCACCACCACGTCGAAGGGGCCGAGCGGCCGGAAGTTGCCGGGATTGGTGGGGCCGAACATCGCGACGACCGGTGTCCCCACCGCCTCTGCCATGTGCATTGGCGCCGAGTCGTTGCCGATGAACAGGTCGCACTGCTCGATCAGGGCCGCGGTCTGCTTGATGCCTGCCCGCCCGGCGGCCACCAGAGGCTCCGCGAGCCGGCACTCGTCGGCCATCTCTTCCGCAAGCGCAACGTCGTCGGGCCCGCCGACCACCACGATCTGGGCGCCATACTGACCCGCCAGGTAGTCCGCCACGTAGGCGTACCCCGACGTGGGCCAGCGCTTGGCGGGGAAGTAACGGCCGCCCGGGTGCATGGCGACCCGAAGGGCCGGGCGCCCCCGGTCGGCTCGCAGAAAGCGGCGCGCCCACTGGCGCTCCCGCTCGGAGACGGGCAGATCGAGGTGACGGCCGTCGGATTCGGCCCCGAGCGCCGCCACCACCTCCAGGCAGTAGTCCACGGCGTGGAGTTCGCGCCGATCCGGGACGTCCTGCGTGTACAGCCACCCGAGCGTCTGGCTGTTGAACCCGACGCGCACCTCCGCCCGGGTAAAGAGGGTGAGCCAGCTCCCGATGTTGGACAGCCCCACCACCGCGTCGAAGTCTTCGTCTGCAAGAGCCGACAGAACGCGCGGTAACTGAAGGGCGCTGCGGCAGAGGACCAGCCGGTCGATGGCGGGGTTACCCTCCAGCACCTCCCGGTTGGCCGCCCACGTGACATCGGCCACGCAGGCGTGAGGGAAGCGCCGCCTGAGCGCCCGGAGCGCAGGCGTCCCGAACAGGGTGTCGCCAATGGGGCACAGCTGCAGGACCAGGATTTTGTCGATACGGGACGTCTCGAGCGGCGCCCCCTGCATCTAGCGTCCTCCGGCGAAAGCCTACTGACGGCACCAGATTAGCATGACCACCTCGCCCCAGCAAGGCCGGGATGGAAAAAGTTTACTGCCCCATGATGAACAGGCGGCTGCCGGCCGGCAACGGCTCCGTCTCCTCGCGAGCGCCCAGGTCAGGATTCGCCGACTGAACCTGCTGGGGCGTCGTGCGGTAGCGGCGCGCCAGCTTCCAGAGCGTATCGTTGGGCTGTGTGACCACCAGGTAGATGGACGGCTGGCGCGGGCCCGGGGCGCGTACGGCCACCGCTTCGGCCACCACCTCCTGGGTGGCAGGAAGCTGCGCCTCGACGAGGCACTGGCCCGACACGGTGAACTCCACCGTCTGCCGGCTGATCAGGTCGGCCTCCACGGAGAGGCCCGTGAAAGACGCGGAGATTTCAGCGTCGGGCCGCAGGTCGGGGATGGCGACCACCTGCTCGATGTTGACCGCGCCCGGCCAGAAGGCGAAGACCACGCCGTTCGTCCGGGCGTCGGGCTTGTAGGGCAGGTAGTACGCCCACGGCGTGGCCGATGCGCTCACGTGCACCCGGCCTGCCTCGGGCCGCGTAGAAATGGCATCCACCACCACCCCGCTCCATACGATGCGGTCGACCGGCGGCAGCGCGCCGGAGAGTTCGACGGTGGCGCCGCCCGTGAAGGTGCGCCGGCCCTCGCCCGCGGGGCTTTCGAGGCGAAGCGGGACTTTGCGCTGTTCCACCGTCTGCGGACCCGACGACCGGATGTCCGCCA from the Bacillota bacterium genome contains:
- a CDS encoding homocysteine S-methyltransferase family protein translates to MTFEEMLGQGRVILGDGAMGTMLYARGAPLEGSFDALNLTDPDLVRGVHLDYLLAGAELITTNTFGANRVRLGSYGLESQARAINVDGVKIARSARETAGVPALIAGDIGPTGKALEPIGSLSEAAALAAFREQVDALLAGGVDLFIIETMSDPRELLLAVRAVREACRLPVIAEMSFSAEGRTLLGTAPEEAAEALARLAQDQRPEVIG
- a CDS encoding adenylyltransferase/cytidyltransferase family protein — translated: MESSEERVVSVEAAAAFAREVRRGGGRVALANGCFDLLHAGHVAFLEQARAAADALIVGVNSDGSVRRLKGPERPVVAHQDRARVVAALRAVDRVVVFEEETAAALIEAIRPDLYVKGSDYSLERLPEREAAQRVGARIVLVPLLPGRSTTGLLGRLKAHQGLQAREEGGRH
- a CDS encoding PfkB family carbohydrate kinase is translated as MALDTARPGVPVPAPAQSVLELLEAARGRRIAVIGDAVLDRYVYGEPVRISREAPVLILSWVGEEERPGGAANAAANAAALGARVELVSLAGDDAPGGRLTSLLEARGVAARLVRDPARPTTVKTRFIAGSRQTVQQQILRLDRWESRPPGGRLVEELAEAASQAVQRADAVILSEYGAGSVTGAVFQAVRETARARGIPVVVDSRFRIGEFRGVYAATPNLSEAEQAVGIRLVGEQAFAEAGRRLLEQLQLRLLVLTRGEEGMSLFFADGRPPLRLLAYKPREVYDVSGAGDTVVSAIALGLACGEQHALSAALLADVAAGLVVGKRGVATVSPEEIRQAVASWTPQLYECTEAGG
- a CDS encoding flippase-like domain-containing protein, whose translation is MKEHGQGRFQLTRQAIRRSIAFSLLSGAAAVAALLTLVRDGDEAVFSHLRMVDARWLWFAAGLTLTAWLLRTWRSQLLARAFGTRIPARRVLRYYLASVFVSHVTPTSTGGVPVFIYLLAREGLSVGRATAVAVVDSGLVVLWLLAAWPVAAAWKGLGGRFGAPGLTAFVLVSLGMLAALVAWTLVRPRAIASIFMRMLTRARRAARAGRRRRMRAILAVLVKESLRFSYGIRYLLLQRPWHLVGATLLTGVYWLFYLSIAWAVLVGLGARMNWLYAATAQLIFNLFQPFIPTPGGSGGAELIMAYLFKRVLPASRLAVFVGVWRFFTFYASLVAGGIMFVRSVGGALREAPAHPSPATSAGSPGPSPALPGPAGGSGRQAPAPAEPQS
- a CDS encoding glycosyltransferase family 9 protein, with amino-acid sequence MQGAPLETSRIDKILVLQLCPIGDTLFGTPALRALRRRFPHACVADVTWAANREVLEGNPAIDRLVLCRSALQLPRVLSALADEDFDAVVGLSNIGSWLTLFTRAEVRVGFNSQTLGWLYTQDVPDRRELHAVDYCLEVVAALGAESDGRHLDLPVSERERQWARRFLRADRGRPALRVAMHPGGRYFPAKRWPTSGYAYVADYLAGQYGAQIVVVGGPDDVALAEEMADECRLAEPLVAAGRAGIKQTAALIEQCDLFIGNDSAPMHMAEAVGTPVVAMFGPTNPGNFRPLGPFDVVVRKELPCSPCFHWLGGSRQYLMHASLSEQPAPCMRSITPRDVIVAVEGQIDRLGLRAHRGLVRPPAPPPVDAELAWALPGYDGGAIRLLPLRPGRMLRRAAIRRRHRHLAVAGRRGAPHKVQEFEEI